A segment of the Mangrovimonas sp. YM274 genome:
GGAGCTGCAGCGTCTCGTTATATAGAAGCGAGATTATCCAAATTTGCATTGGATGTTGTTTATAATCCAAAAATTACAGAATGGCAAGCCTCTTATGACGGAAGACGTAAAGAGCCCATAAATTTGCCGGTAATGTTTCCGTTGTTGTTGGCACAGGGAGCCGAAGGTATTGCTGTAGGATTGTCTACTAAAGTATTGCCTCATAACTTTATAGAGCTTATCGATGCATCGGTAAAGCATTTGAAAGGGAAACGTTTTACCATTCTGCCCGATTTTCCGACTGCAGGAATTGCAGATTTCACTAATTATAATGATGGTAACCGCGGTGGTCGTGTTAGGGTAAGAGCTAAGATTTCCCAATACGACAAAAATACACTGGTTATTACAGAGATACCCTTTGGCACCAATACCTCTACTTTAATTGATTCTATCTTAAAAGCAAACGATAAAGGCAAGATAAAAATCAAAAAGATCGAGGATAACACGGCTGCAGAAGTTGAAATTCTAGTGCATTTACCGTCTGGTATTTCACCTGATAAAACCATAGATGCATTATATGCTTTTACCAATTGTGAGATGTCCATTTCTCCTTTAGGATGTGTTATTGAGGATAACAAACCGCTCTTTATTGGAGTGTCTGAAATGTTGAGGCGTTCAACTGATAATACTGTTGAGTTACTGAGACAGGACCTGCAAATTAAACTTAACGAATTTGAGGAGCAATGGCACTTTGCATCTTTGGAGCGCATATTTATTGAAAACAGAATTTATCGTGATATTGAGGAAGAGGAAACCTGGGAAGGCGTTATTCAAGCAATCGATAAAGGACTTCAACCACATATAAAGCATTTAAAAAGAGCAGTAACCGAAGAGGATATTGTACGTTTAACTGAAATCAGAATCAAGCGTATTTCCAAATTCGATATTGATAAAGCACTTCAAAAAATAGAAGCTCTTGAAGGTCAAATAGCAGAAGTAAAGCATCATTTGGCCAATATTATAGACTATGCGATTGCATATTTTGAAAGGCTGAAAAAAGAATACGGACCTGGAAAAGAGCGTAAAACAGAAATTCGAGTATTTGATGATGTGGATGCTACAAAAGTAGTCATCAGAAACACCAAATTATATGTAAATAGAGAAGAAGGGTTCATAGGAACCTCGCTTAGGAAGGATGAATATGTTTGTGATTGCAGTGATATAGATGATATTATTGTTTTTACTGGGGATGGTAAAATGATGGTCACCAAAGTAGATACCAAAACCTTTATAGGCAAGGACATTATTCATGTTGCGGTGTTTAAGAAAAAAGACAAGCGTACCATTTATAATATGATTTATCGTGATGGCAAAGGTGGACCAACCTATGTAAAGCGTTTTGCTGTAACCTCTATTACTCGTGATAGGGAGTACGATCTTACTAATGGTGCTAAAGGATCTACTATGTTATATTTTTCAGCAAATCCAAATGGTGAGGCTGAAGTTGTAACCGTGTTATTACGTCAGGTAGGTAGTATAAAGAAACTAAAATGGGATTTAGATTTTGCGGAAATCCTAATAAAAGGAAGAGCGTCAAAAGGAAATCTGGTGACCAAATATTCCGTGAAGCGCATAGAGCTAAAAGAGAAAGGTGTTTCGACCTTAAAACCGAGGAAAATTTGGTTTGACGAGGCAGTTCAGCGTTTAAATGTTGATGGAAGAGGGGAATTGCTTGGAGAATTTAGAGGTGAAGATCGTATTTTGATCATTAATCAATCGGGGGTAGTTAAAACAATTATTCCAGAATTAATGGCCCACTTTGACAATGATATGATCATTATGGAGAAATGGGTTCCTAAAAAACCTATTTCGGCCATTTACTATAATGGAGAGAAAGAACTTTATTATGTGAAGCGCTTTTTTATAGAGAATGAAGGAAGAGAGGAAAGCTTTATTCCTGATCACCCGGATTCTCAATTGGAAATAGTTTCTACAGATTGGAAACCTATGGCTGAAGTTGAGTTTACAAAAGAAAGAGGAAAGGATAGAAAGGAAAATCTTTTGGTAAATCTGGAGGAATTTATCAGTGTTAAAGGAATTTCTGCTCTCGGAAACCAACTGACCAAGTTTAAAGTGAACCAGATAAGTTTGTTGGATCCGTTACCTTATGAAGCTCCTGAAGAAGTGCATGCCGATGATTTGGAAGTTGTGGATGAAACCAATGTCTCAGATAAAAAAGAGGAGTCTAACGAAGAAGATGTTTCGGACCAAAAAGATAATGTAGGAAGCGATAACGACGATCAAGGCCAAACGGCTTTGTTCTAATTTTTACAAAATTTATTTTTATAAAAAGGCTAAATCTAATTTTGATGATTTGGCCTTTTTTTTGGTTGGTATAAAACAAGGATTTTATTCATCTCCATATCTTGCGTATTCCTGGCTTGGGTAAGAAAAAAAACAAATACGCGAATTATGAGCAAGTAGGAGAATTTGGCTTTGTTGTTTTTGTGATTTTTACCTGAAAGAAATTTTTTAGTTTTTCTATAGTTTATCTTTTTCTGGAAGTTTTAAAATTTAACAATTCCACAAAAAGTGAAAATGCAATTGCAAAATATAAATACCCCTTTGGAATAGCTCCTATGGTTTGATCAAAAATAGAGGTGTGTGATAAATGAGCTGCTTCCGTAATAAGCATAAATCCAATAAGAATCAAGAATGCTAATCCTAAAACCTGCATACTAGGATGGTTGTCAATAAATTTTCTCACCGGATTAGCAAACAAAATCATTATTCCTATAGAAATTACTACAGCAATAACCATTAACATTAGTGAGTAATTATGGTTTGGATGCAGGCCATTTGTCATCCCCACAGCGGTAAGGATGGAATCTATGGAAAAAATAAAATCAATAATCAATATTTGAAACAAGGCTTGAGACAGTGATTTTATTTTTTTAGACTTAACCGATTGTTCGTCATGGGTTGGATTCTCCACCTTTTCTCGAATTTCTGAAGTGCTTTTGTAAATCAAAAATAAACCTCCAGTGAATAAAATCAAGGCTTGCCAACTAATGCTAATGTGAAGCCAATTGGTGTCTAGAACATAAAAAGGTTGATTCAGACCAATTAAAAAAGACACAAAAAACAAAAGTACAATACGCTGAACCATTGCTAATAAAAGTCCAATAGTAGTCGCTTTTGAACGTTGGTTGTCAGGCAATTTATTTGCGGCAATAGAAATGAATACTATATTGTCAATACCCAGGATTACCTCGAGAAAAGTGAGGGTAAACAGTGCCATGATAGCTTCCCCGGTTAACAAAAATTCCAACATTTACTCTATTTTTTTGGCAATGCCCTTAACAACTCGGTCGGGGCGATTACCTTCCTTTACAGCGTATTTATATTCAAAGGTGTAACTATTCTTTGAAGTGCTAATAATTTTCATGTGGATGGATCTTTTTTCTTGATTAGACTTCGGGTGCAAGTTGGTTAGGATAAACTCGCAATCGTTGATCCATCTAACGGAGGAAGAGTCTATTTTACCTTCGAAATAATCAATACTGTAAGCCTCAGTCCTTACAAATTTACCTGTTTTTTCAACCCCGTCCTCCATATAGTTGAATTGAAAGGTCCCAGTTTTATAATCGTTACAATTGCGTTCAATATTAAAACAGCTAGTAAAAATCAAACAGCTAAAAAGAGTGTAAATTATCTTCATCATTAAGGTTTGGACAAAATTACTAAAGAATTTTATTCTTTATGATATTCTTTAAAAGTTCCATCCGTGTAAAAAATAACAATACGTTCAATATCCTTGCTATTTGATTTTTCGTTGAAGGGAAGAGGTGGTTTAGGGGTTTCTTTAGGGTGGTTTTCTCGTTCAATTATGGGTAGAGAGGTTTGCCCAGAAATAGGAGCGGATTCATTAGGAAATACACCTTTGCCATTTAGGAGCCAATACAACTCTACTTCGGGGTAGGACTGTAGTATTTTTAGGACGAAGTCCAAACTAGGTTTGTTTCTTCCTGATAAAATATGGGAAATACTTGAGCGTTGTACACCTACTTTTTCGGCGAAGGAGGAGGCGCTTTCTCCATAATATTCTATTACTTTTTGCAAGCGTTTAACAAAATCATCGTTGTTTATCATTGTAAACAATTTGTTTGAGGTCTGTTTTTACAAATGTAAATAAATATTGCTTACAAAGGTAAAAAAAGTGGTTTTTAAGTGTTTTTTATTTAATTTTTAACTTTATGTGATAGCATTTAAATTACTGAAAAACAATGTTTTGGTTTTATTGTTTAGTTTTAGATGCAGTATTCGCAATCACTACTAATAAACAGCTTTTATGGTATAGTAAGAGCGTTACAATAGTATACATCTAGCAGTTGAATTATTGTTTACATTTGTAAATACCACTTTGTTTACCTTTGTAACCTAAAATTTAATGATGACTATAAATAGCCTATCGCAACAATATGATCTGATTTGCGAAAAATCACTTTACCATAGATATATTCATAATGCCTCTATTGAACCCTTATTAAAAAACCTGCCTTCTTTTTTTGAAGTAGATGTCATAGGTACATCAGTTAAAGGACAAAACATATATTCTGTAACTTTTGGTAAGGGACCAAAGAAGCTTCTGTTATGGTCTCAGATGCATGGAAATGAAAGTACAACTACTAAGGCTCTCTTTGACGTGTTTAATTTCTTTAAGCAGCCTTCGGAAATTGGCACACAATTATTAAAGAGCTGCACCTTTAAGGTGATAACCATTTTAAGTCCTGATGGAGCAAAGGCTTACACGCGTGTTAATGCTAATGAAGTAGACCTTAATAGAGATGCGCAAAACCTAACACAGCCAGAAAGCATGGTGCTTAAAAACTGTTTTGAATCTTTTAAACCTGATTATTGTTATAATTTACATGGGCAGCGTACCATATTTAGTGCAGGAGCTAATGATAATTCTGCAGTATTATCGTTTTTAGCGCCGTCTCAGGACGAAGCACGATCCTTAACACCTAATAGAAAGGTGGCTATGGAAATTATCGCAGAAATGAACAAGCATTTGCAGGCTGTAATTCCAAATCAAGTTGGGATTTATGATGATAGTTTTAATTTAAATTGTGTAGGGGATACGTTTCAGCATTTGGGAGTGCCTACAATATTATTTGAAGCAGGACATTACCCTGGGGATTATGCAAGGGAAGAAACTAGGAAGCTTATTTTTTATGCTTTAATGGTGTCGTTTCATTACATCGGTACTCAAAATTTAGACGGTTCCAATTTTGAAAATTATTTTAATATTCCAGAAAATCAAAAATTGTTCCATGATATTATTATTAGGGACGCTTTGGTGGACGGAAAAATTTGTGATGTTTGCATTCAGTACGAAGAAAGGCTGGAAGAAATAAGTGTTAAATTTACACCTAAAGTAGCGCGTCTTTCCAAGAGAGGGGAATACTATGCTCATAAAGCTTATAACGCCAATAAACAGAGGGTGTTAAGTGCTAAAAACATGGAGCTGGAAGAGGGTAGCGAAATCGATTTCGTTTTCATTGAAAATCATAAAATATCATTAATAATGTAAAAAAAATGTGATATACTGTATTATCTTCAAAGAAAATCTACTATTTTTGTTTTAAATTTAACAGAACTTAAATATGGCTAAATTCAAATTAGACGAAATCGATCACCAAATTTTGGATATGTTGATCGATAATACTAGGATTCCCTTTACAGACATCGCAAAAAAATTGGTTATTTCCGCAGGGACTGTTCACGTGAGAGTGAAAAAAATGGAGGAAGCAGGGATTATCCAAGGGTCTTCATTAACATTGGATTACAAAAAACTGGGATACTCTTTTATTGCCTACGTAGGGGTGTTTCTTCAAAATACGTCTCAAACTAAATTTGTTTTGGAACGTATAAACCAAATTCCATATGTAACTGTAGCGCATATTACCACCGGAAAATTCAATATTTTCTGTAAAATTAGAGCAAGAAATACGGACCATGCCAAAGATGTAATTTTTATGCTGGATGATATTGATGGTGTTTACAGAACAGAAACCATGATTTCTTTGGAAGAAAGTATTAATGATAAAAAACGTTTAATGCATACAATTTTTAATGAATTGTAATAAGTAATTAACGTTACGTTTTTTTCGGAAAGAGCTATTGTTAAATATTAACGGTAGCTCTTTTTTTAAATCAAAAAAAATGAAAAAGGAAGCTTTATTGCCGGGTGAATACCATGAGTATTATCAATCTTATATAGATAATTCTGGGGAACTTGAACTGTTAATAGGTTTGGAGAATAATGGGGCTAAGGTTGTAGAGTTCTTGGAACAAATTGATTTGAACAGACACTTATACCGATATTCCGAAGGAAAATGGACTATTAAAGAGATTGTCCAGCATATTATTGATACCGAACGTGTGTTTGCCTATAGAGCTCTTTGTATTTCAAGAAAGGATGCGACACCACTTCCCGGTTTTGAGCAGGATGATTATGTGGTAAACAGTAATGCTAATACCAAATCTATGGCCGATTTGATTGATGAGTACAAAAAAGTAAGAGCATCTACGTTATCTTTATTTAAAAGTTTTACGGAGGAGATGTTTTCGTTTGCGGGAAATGCTAATAACTCTAGTATTTCAGTTAGGGCAATTGGTTTTATTATTCTGGGACATGAAAATCATCATTGTAAAATAATAAGTGATCATTACTTATAGCAGGATTTATAAAATTCGAAGGCTTTTAAAATCAACTCATTATCAACCAAACAATCTATTTTAGGCTTCCCTATAGATTCAAGTAATACAAAGTTAATATTACCATGCTCGTTTTTTTTGTCGTATTTTAAAAGCTCTATAATGTCATTGTAGTCACTTTTATTAATGTGCACATATGCATATAGCTTGGTAATCGCTTCTTGGATTTCATGCAAATCACTTTTAGGTAAACCTGTTAACTCTGAAGAGATATAGCATTCTAGAATCATTCCTATGGCAACAGCTTCGCCGTGGAGAAGTTCTGACTTCTCAGGAGAGTTTAAAAAATAAGACTCAATAGCATGTCCTAAGGTATGACCAAAATTCAGGGTTTTACGAAGGTTGTTCTCATACGGGTCCTTTTCAACAATATCATTTTTAATAAGAACGGATTCGTGAATTAAAACATCTAAATCAGCGAGGGTTAAATGTTCGAGGTCACTCATTTTGTTCCAGTAGGATCTATCGTAAATTAGTCCGTGCTTGAGCATTTCTGCCAATCCTGATTTTAATTGATTTTGAGGAAGTGTATTGATAAACGAAGTGTCTACTAGCACCATTTCACCTGAGCTAATAACTCCAATTTGATTTTTTAACGCCGCTAGATCTACACCGGTTTTACCTCCAACCGAAGCATCTACCATGGCTAAAAGAGTAGTGGGAATATTAATGTATTTTATGCCTCTTTTGAAAGTACAGGCTACAAACCCTCCCAAATCTGTTATAACCCCACCACCAAGGTTTAACAGCAAACTTTTTCTATCAGCCTCAAGTTCTGATAAGGCACTCCAAACACCGGTACAGGTTTCAATGTTTTTATGCTCTTCGCCAGGTTCAATTTCTATAATTTCAATTTCAACATCCGTCTCAACTTTTGGTAAAAATTGGGACAAGCAAAGGCCATGTGTGTTAGAGTCCACCAAGACAAAAATCTTGGAGAACTTATTGCTTGATAAATAGCTGTTTAAAGCAAGGTAACCCTCTTCGTTAAAGTGTACTTTGGATGATGCAGATACTATAGAATTCATTACCGGAAAATAGTTAATAATATGCTGTGAAAATAAGTAGTTTTTGGGATAAAATTAGGGAATGAATAAATATATTTGCATTATTTTTTTCAAATGACAACAAAACAATTATTTGACAATACAAAAGTTGCTTTTGAGCTAAAAAGCGACTCTGAGCTTGAACGTGCTTATTTTTTGTTTAAAATGATTTCTCATGAACCTTTGGTGAGAATTGGGACAGCTGCTACGAACTTTGCCTTGAAGGCACATTTACCAGTGGAAGGCTTGATAAGGGCAACTGTTTTTGATCATTTTTGTGGAGGCGTCAATGAAGAAGATTGTTTGAGTGTTATAGATAATATGTATAGCAAAGGGGTTTGTTCTGTTTTGGATTTTTCTGTAGAAGGAAAAGAAACAGAAGCACATTTTGACGGTGCCATGGAAACTACTTTGAAAATCATCCGTTTTGCAGATGAACGAAAAGCCATGCCCATTGCTGTTTTCAAACCAACAGGATTTGGAAGGTTTCATTTATACCAAAAGTTAGGCCAAGGCAAATCGCTTACCGATTCTGAACAAAAGGAATGGGACCGAGTAGTGGAACGCTATGATACGGTATGCAAATTGGCAAAGGAACGAGATGTGGAAATTTTAATTGATGCCGAAGAAAGTTGGATGCAGGATGCCGCAGATGCCCTAGTTGAAGAAATGATGCGTCGTTATAATACTGAAAAACCTATTGTATATAATACCTTGCAAACCTACCGTTGGGACCGTTTAGACTACTTGAGGTCTTTGCATGAACGAGCAAAAAAAGATGGTTTTAAAATTGGGATTAAAATTGTTAGAGGCGCGTATATGGAGAAGGAGCGTGAGAGAGCTGAAGAAAAGGGATACCCGTCTCCAATTTGCGAAACAAAGGAATTGACGGATAATACATTCAACGACACCATGTCTTATTCTTTGGAGCATTTAAATGATATTGCCGTGTTTGTTGGAACTCATAACGAATACAGTTGTTATTTGGCCATGGAATTGATGGAGCAATACAAAATTGAAAAGAATGACAATAGGGTTTGGTTCGGGCAGTTATATGGGATGAGCGACCATATTAGCTTCAATCTTGCTAAAGAGGGCTATAATGTTGCGAAGTACGTGCCTTTTGGGCCTGTAAAAGACGTAATGCCTTATTTAATAAGAAGAGCTGAAGAAAACACTTCTGTTGCAGGTCAAACTACAAGAGAGTTGAACTTGCTAAAAAAGGAACGCTCCAGAAGAAAATTGGAATAAGTTTAGGAGAGCTTTTTTAAAAAGTTGTACCATTTCTTTTTGTTTGGATTTTTTCCGTAGCCATATCCATAACTGTAGCCGTAGCCATTTTTGGATAGGGTGCCATTTAGTATAACGGCCATATTAGGAAGTCTCCCCTCTTTATATAGGGTTTGAGCTATGTGCAATTGTCGTTTGTCTACATTGTTTACACTTACAACATATAGAAACATGTCCGCATATTGACTAATCAAATGAGTATCTGTTACTAGGCCAACTGCAGCAGTGTCTACAATAATGTAATCGTATATTTTTTTAACTTCATTAAATAGGTTTCCTACGCGTTCACTCATAAGTAGCTCTGCTGGGTTAGGAGGGATCGTTCCAGAGGGAATAACGAATAAATTATCATTCCCTTTCATGGCTACTGTTATATCATTGATTTTTAATTCAGGATCACTTATAAAATCTGTAAGACCTTTATGTGTTTTAATGTTAAGATAGTCATCTACTTTCGGCACCCTAATATCGGTTTCTACAATTAAGCACTTTTGTCCAGAAAAGGATATGGATGAAGCTAGATTTACACAGGTATGTGATTTGCCTTCTTGACTGGTTGTAGAGGTCACAAAAATTGTTTTACCCTTTTCTTTCTTAGTTTTAAGTAAAAAATTAATGTTTGTCCTTAATATTCTAAAAGCTTCGGCTTTTGGAGAATAGTCAATCTTTTTAATCAATTTATTTTTGGAACGAATGGACTTTGGAATATGCCCAATATACGGTGCGCTAAGTATTCGTTGTACGTCATCTTTGTCATGCACTTTATTGTCCAAGAGGTCTTTTACGTATATGAAGCCAATAGGAACAGCTAAACCTAGCAGAAATGCTGCCAGATAAATAATTTTTTTCTTTGGAGAAACAGGAGTTGATTGGGAGTAGGCCTGATCTATCACTTTAGCATTTGGCGCAGACATTCCTAATGTTATTGCAGTTTCCTCTCTTTTTTGAAGTAAGTATAGGTAGAGAGACTCCTTAATATCTTGCTGTCTTTTAATATCACGGAATTGGCGTTCTTTGGTTGGGGCAGAATATATTTGAGCATTTATTCTTGCCTCTTCGTTATTAAGGTTGTTAAGGGTGATTTTATTGGTGTTTTCTATATTTTGTAGACTCTGTTTTAAATTTTCTTTGAGCGCCGATATTTGATTGTTTAAATTGATAACAGTAGGGTTCTTTTCACTAGAATTTTTGAGAATTCTATTTCTTTGAAGTACCAATTCATTGTGGCTTTTAGTGATTTGCCCCACAGAATTATCTGAAATACCAATATCGGCTGGAAGTAGATCCGAATTGCTACTATGATCATCCAAATGGTCTTGCATATAATCGATAAGCTCTAATTGATTTGAGGTTTCGATTATTCTTGACTCTGTCTCTTTTTCACTTTGCAAATAGATGTTGGCCTGAGAGGTAAGAGCAGTTAGCTTGTTGGATTTTTGTAAGCTTTCAGCAGTAAAATCAACCTCTTCCAATTCCCTTGAAACCATATCCAATCTATTGGTAATAAAAGCAGAGGTTGCTTCTATAATTTGTTCTTTATCATTGATGACATCTTGATTGTATTTTTCAATAAGCTTATTTAAGACGACGACCGATTTTTCAGGGATTTCTTCGGTAACCGATACCTTAATGACATTGGATTCTTTGCTGCTTTCTATTTTTATTTTACCAAGATATCCTTCGATTACATTATCTAAAGGAGTAATTCTTATTTCAACGTAGGAATCTACTGCTGTTCCATAAACTCCAATATTTGGTGTAAGGATGAATTCTCCGTAATCCCAAGACACTTTGTCTCCAAAATTGTGGATTTCAGAAGGATCGTCCCCTAATTTAAATAGCTTATAGTTATCTGTATAGGAAAGCTCAAACTGCTGAGGGGAAAGGACTTTTATGAATAAAGATTTGCCAACCTTGTCTATGATGCTATCGCTTTCAAGAAAATTAATAGTAAACGGGGGTGCTGTGTAAGCTTCTCCATCCAAAATTTTACCACTCACATATTGTTTGATATTCAGTTTAAGGTCTTTTACAACTGCAGCAATAATTGTACGGGATTTAATTATCTCTATCTCATCATTTACATTGGAAAAGTTATTTGAAAACATCCCGTAATTTTGCAAAGTAGAGATTTCGGCAAGTTTGTTTGAATTTTTATCTTCTTTAATTTTTAAACTTGCAGTAGCCTGATACATAGGGGCGGTATACCTCACTTTTAAAAATGCTATAATAAATGCCACAATCAAACAAGCCACAATTAGTTTCCATCGGGACAAATAGGTCCCAACAACACTATTGACTAATTCTTTGGTATTAACATTTTGGTTTTCCATAGTTGGTTATTTTACTACAAAAATGGCTGTAATTGTAGCGAGGGTAGAAATAGCAGAAATGATTACCGCGGTGTTGGGATTATATGTAGAAGCATTTCTTCGGGCTCTATTGGGTTCAACAACTAGCACATCATTTTGCGCCATGTAATACAGTTGAGAATTGACTAAGTTGACAGAGGTGAGATCCAATCTTGCAAATCGTTTTTCTCCTCCAGATTCTCTTATTAAAAACACATTGGTTCGCTTACCATTGTTGGTTAAATCACCTGCAAGCCCCAACGCCTCACTTACAGATATTCTTTCATCTTGAATGGTGTAGGTTCCGGGCCTATTGACTTCACCTAGAACGGTAATGGTAAAATTAGCAAGTCGAATGTTGACAATTGGATCCTTGATGTATTCGGAAAGGCGCTCTTTAAGATAAGCGGTAGCTTCTGTTCGCGTTAATCCCCCTAGTTTGATGGTTCCCAACACTGGAAATTCAATGTTTCCATTAATATCGATTAGGTAGGTTTGCATTTTTAATTGTCCCTGAGCCCCAATAACTGTAGGGGAGTAGGATACTACTGGAAGATTAAATGGTCTTGAAGCTTCAGGGTCCAATGAGGACACATCAATTGTTAATAGGTCGTCGGTTCCGTAAACCAATTCCGTATTTACAAGGCTAATGTCTTCTTTTTTAACGGGCTCATCCTGGAAATAAACAAAGTCTTTTCTGCTGGCACATGAAACGGTAACCAAAGCAAGAAGAATAAGGAGTTTTACGGCGTTTTTGTGCGCATAAAATTTTCTAAACATTATGAAGTTCATAAAAACGGGACTTTTAAGGTTAGTTTTTTATATCTAAAACTTCAAACTTTGAATTATTCGACAGATATTCGGGAATGATCTCCTTGATCTGAGATACAATTTCTAAATTTTGAACTTTAGAATAAATATTACATAAGTTAATAATTTTATAGCTAATATCCTCTGTGTCTATGGGTTTTATTAAGGCAATCATTATTTTTTCATGGTAGGTGGGCTTTGTTTTTTCACCATCAGCCAGTAGCTCCTCATATATCTTTTCTCCAGGCCTTAATCCGGTTATTTTTATAGCAATGTCTTCGGGGTATCTCAAACCGGAAAGCGCAATCATATTCTTGGCTAAATCAAATATTTTAACCGAAGAGCCCATGTCGAAAACAAATATTTCCCCTCCTTGACCCATAGTTGCCGCTTCAAGCACTAATTGACAGGCTTCTGAAATAGTCATGAAAAACCTAGTAATTTCTTTGTGGGTTACTGTTAATGGACCTCCTTCTTCAATTTGCTTTTTGAACAGAGGGATTACGGACCCATTGGATCCTAAAACGTTACCAAAGCGAGTAGTTATAAATTTGGTGTGCCCTGGTCCATTTTGAAGGCAGTTTATGTAAAGTTCTGCAATCCGTTTTGTTGCTCCCATCACATTTGTTGGGTTAACAGCCTTATCGGTAGAAATGAGAATGAATTTATCTACAGAATACTTAACGGAAAGATTTGCTATGTTTTTGGTGCCGGCAATATTAACACCTACTGCTTCGTAAGGATTGTTTTCCATTAAAGGGACATGTTTGTAAGCAGCAGCATGAAATATGATTTTAGGTTTCGTCCTGTTGAAAATTTCATCCATTCTGTATTCATCCCTAACATCGGCCACTATAGCTGTAAACCGTTGGATGCCTTTCCTGATAAACTCTTGTTGAATATCATATAAAGCAGATTCGGCAATGTCTACAAGAATTAATTTTTTATATTCATATTGGGTGATTTTGCGAGCTATTTCACTGCCTATGGAGCCTGCTGCACCCGTAATCAAAATAATTTCGTCGTTATATTGTTCTTCTAATTCAGGGTTTACGATAGTAATAGGTTCTCTCCCTAATAAATCTTCAATTTTGACATCTTTAATTTGCCCTATGCTCAAATCTCCATCAATCCACTGTTGCACAGGAGGGACAATTTTGACTTTTAATTTTAACTCCAACAAATACCCTGTAATATTCATAAGTCGAGTAGGGTCTATGCTTTGTATG
Coding sequences within it:
- a CDS encoding TerC family protein; this translates as MLEFLLTGEAIMALFTLTFLEVILGIDNIVFISIAANKLPDNQRSKATTIGLLLAMVQRIVLLFFVSFLIGLNQPFYVLDTNWLHISISWQALILFTGGLFLIYKSTSEIREKVENPTHDEQSVKSKKIKSLSQALFQILIIDFIFSIDSILTAVGMTNGLHPNHNYSLMLMVIAVVISIGIMILFANPVRKFIDNHPSMQVLGLAFLILIGFMLITEAAHLSHTSIFDQTIGAIPKGYLYFAIAFSLFVELLNFKTSRKR
- a CDS encoding M14 family zinc carboxypeptidase, producing the protein MMTINSLSQQYDLICEKSLYHRYIHNASIEPLLKNLPSFFEVDVIGTSVKGQNIYSVTFGKGPKKLLLWSQMHGNESTTTKALFDVFNFFKQPSEIGTQLLKSCTFKVITILSPDGAKAYTRVNANEVDLNRDAQNLTQPESMVLKNCFESFKPDYCYNLHGQRTIFSAGANDNSAVLSFLAPSQDEARSLTPNRKVAMEIIAEMNKHLQAVIPNQVGIYDDSFNLNCVGDTFQHLGVPTILFEAGHYPGDYAREETRKLIFYALMVSFHYIGTQNLDGSNFENYFNIPENQKLFHDIIIRDALVDGKICDVCIQYEERLEEISVKFTPKVARLSKRGEYYAHKAYNANKQRVLSAKNMELEEGSEIDFVFIENHKISLIM
- a CDS encoding DNA gyrase/topoisomerase IV subunit A, translated to MTEDNDDLLNNERDDQQETITRVTGMYKDWFLDYASYVILERAVPAIEDGFKPVQRRIMHSMKDLDDGRYNKVANIVGHTMQYHPHGDASIGDAMVQIGQKDLLIDTQGNWGNILTGDGAAASRYIEARLSKFALDVVYNPKITEWQASYDGRRKEPINLPVMFPLLLAQGAEGIAVGLSTKVLPHNFIELIDASVKHLKGKRFTILPDFPTAGIADFTNYNDGNRGGRVRVRAKISQYDKNTLVITEIPFGTNTSTLIDSILKANDKGKIKIKKIEDNTAAEVEILVHLPSGISPDKTIDALYAFTNCEMSISPLGCVIEDNKPLFIGVSEMLRRSTDNTVELLRQDLQIKLNEFEEQWHFASLERIFIENRIYRDIEEEETWEGVIQAIDKGLQPHIKHLKRAVTEEDIVRLTEIRIKRISKFDIDKALQKIEALEGQIAEVKHHLANIIDYAIAYFERLKKEYGPGKERKTEIRVFDDVDATKVVIRNTKLYVNREEGFIGTSLRKDEYVCDCSDIDDIIVFTGDGKMMVTKVDTKTFIGKDIIHVAVFKKKDKRTIYNMIYRDGKGGPTYVKRFAVTSITRDREYDLTNGAKGSTMLYFSANPNGEAEVVTVLLRQVGSIKKLKWDLDFAEILIKGRASKGNLVTKYSVKRIELKEKGVSTLKPRKIWFDEAVQRLNVDGRGELLGEFRGEDRILIINQSGVVKTIIPELMAHFDNDMIIMEKWVPKKPISAIYYNGEKELYYVKRFFIENEGREESFIPDHPDSQLEIVSTDWKPMAEVEFTKERGKDRKENLLVNLEEFISVKGISALGNQLTKFKVNQISLLDPLPYEAPEEVHADDLEVVDETNVSDKKEESNEEDVSDQKDNVGSDNDDQGQTALF
- a CDS encoding Lrp/AsnC family transcriptional regulator — encoded protein: MAKFKLDEIDHQILDMLIDNTRIPFTDIAKKLVISAGTVHVRVKKMEEAGIIQGSSLTLDYKKLGYSFIAYVGVFLQNTSQTKFVLERINQIPYVTVAHITTGKFNIFCKIRARNTDHAKDVIFMLDDIDGVYRTETMISLEESINDKKRLMHTIFNEL
- a CDS encoding helix-turn-helix transcriptional regulator, which codes for MINNDDFVKRLQKVIEYYGESASSFAEKVGVQRSSISHILSGRNKPSLDFVLKILQSYPEVELYWLLNGKGVFPNESAPISGQTSLPIIERENHPKETPKPPLPFNEKSNSKDIERIVIFYTDGTFKEYHKE
- a CDS encoding DinB family protein → MKKEALLPGEYHEYYQSYIDNSGELELLIGLENNGAKVVEFLEQIDLNRHLYRYSEGKWTIKEIVQHIIDTERVFAYRALCISRKDATPLPGFEQDDYVVNSNANTKSMADLIDEYKKVRASTLSLFKSFTEEMFSFAGNANNSSISVRAIGFIILGHENHHCKIISDHYL